One Luteibacter sp. 9135 DNA segment encodes these proteins:
- a CDS encoding non-ribosomal peptide synthetase produces MHTERQGKLPLTTAQRGLWVGHKVGAPGTTMNIAEFVEIEGALHLEHFRRALLQVTDEAQTLRVGIDEDNGRPFQFVRDVYNGTFPCIDLRGVTDPRTAAEAWMLDELSQPVDLARDPLWVSAIFLLDGNRFYWYQRAHHAVYDGYSGGKVAQRVAELYTAFVRQEAPGPCDFGALAELVDAEAAYRSSSRFGRDRDYWTAQLAGLPDAVTLARRRPQGSAGGLLRSVGHLSSATVDRLRLLGQQHATSLPQVLIALVAAYYYRLTGAEDLVFGMPVSSRMGDVWRRTPGMVANAVTIRLALSPEMTAGQLFAQVATTVRSALRHQQYRYEDVRRDLGLVGQGQHLARLGINIEPFDYALDFAGGSAKAHNASNGSAEDLTVFVYDRGNGADLRFDFDASPALYDMAELDEHRHRLVRMIDAVLETPSQPLAAIDLLEPTERRRLMHDWNATTCPVDARPLPQLLAAWSARTPDAVAIRSERRQLTYRQWHDRSAAYAQQLIDDGIEPGDIVALALPRDERLLVLLLAVMRAGATYLLLDPEGPVERVNDMLNDAKPLALVTTRDIGERLPHGGMLLVHIEDEPLPVSRHPDRCQASGIAYVLYTSGSTGKPKGVQVTHANLSHFLQAMVHALAPEQRECFVALTGVTFDIAGLEFYLPLVVGAQVVVADTATLRQPAAVARLIDEEGVTVVQATPSLWRILLAHAALRLDTVHALVGGEALTEDLAARLLQRARRVTQLYGPTETTIWSTVADLDAGDISPPPIGRPISNTQVYVLDRQRQPVVPGATGELYIAGAGVAAGYLRRAPLTAERFVADPFAATERRMYRTGDLVRWRDDGQLEFVGRVDQQVKINGYRIEPGEIEHRLLALPGVHMAAVVARPDESGKTVLVAYVVPSADRPFDEARLRMGLARHLPEPVLPAYILRLDSMPLTASGKLDRAALPAPTLLRQATYEAPRTPTEEQLAGLWRDILGVERIGIHDNFFALGGDSLAAAEMVARCSSQLGSELSLASLFDASTIAGLARVLERAEHHDASPLAPLLRLRAGGDVRPLFCIHPAVGISWSYGGLLRHLDAHQPVFGLQSRALVAAATHDTIEDVADDYVAQIRQVEPEGPYRLLGWSMGGLIGHAMTARLQAEGESVEFLAMLDAYPFTASELPVDDADEVRAVLHFLGLHEFAGEDAPVSMDALATLLCDSYDVFNLPVVRALSQRDPDLIARVIALTRQHLAMARRYRPARVDTDVIFFHATRKTAVASSEVFHQHPDAWQPWVGGSFHVHDVDCHHQAMLEPAPAMEIARQLRHRLGEARFSPARVAATT; encoded by the coding sequence ATGCATACCGAACGACAAGGCAAGCTGCCGCTGACCACGGCGCAAAGGGGACTGTGGGTGGGACACAAGGTCGGCGCACCCGGCACCACCATGAATATCGCGGAGTTCGTGGAGATCGAGGGCGCGCTGCACCTGGAGCATTTCAGGCGAGCTCTGCTCCAGGTGACCGACGAAGCACAGACGCTGCGCGTGGGTATCGACGAAGACAACGGACGTCCGTTCCAGTTCGTTCGCGATGTCTATAACGGTACGTTTCCATGCATCGATCTTCGCGGCGTGACCGACCCGCGCACGGCGGCCGAGGCGTGGATGCTCGACGAGCTGAGCCAGCCCGTCGACCTTGCACGCGATCCGTTGTGGGTCAGCGCGATTTTCCTGCTCGACGGCAACCGCTTCTACTGGTACCAGCGTGCCCACCATGCCGTATACGACGGCTACAGCGGCGGCAAGGTGGCGCAGCGCGTGGCGGAACTCTACACGGCGTTCGTGCGGCAGGAGGCCCCGGGCCCCTGCGACTTCGGTGCGCTGGCGGAACTGGTCGATGCGGAGGCCGCATACCGGTCGTCGTCCCGCTTCGGACGCGACCGCGACTACTGGACGGCGCAACTGGCAGGACTGCCCGATGCCGTGACCCTCGCCCGCAGGCGACCGCAAGGCAGTGCGGGCGGCTTGCTCCGGAGTGTGGGCCATCTGTCCAGCGCCACGGTGGATCGCCTGCGCCTGCTGGGTCAGCAGCATGCGACCAGCCTGCCCCAGGTGCTGATCGCCCTGGTCGCCGCCTACTACTACCGACTGACCGGTGCCGAAGACCTGGTGTTCGGCATGCCGGTGTCCAGCCGGATGGGCGATGTGTGGCGGCGCACGCCCGGCATGGTGGCCAACGCGGTCACCATCCGCCTGGCGCTGTCGCCCGAGATGACGGCGGGCCAGCTCTTCGCCCAGGTGGCCACCACGGTGCGCAGCGCGCTGCGTCACCAGCAGTACCGCTACGAGGACGTGCGGCGCGACCTGGGGCTGGTCGGCCAGGGCCAACACCTGGCCCGGCTGGGCATCAATATCGAGCCCTTCGATTACGCACTGGATTTCGCCGGTGGATCGGCCAAGGCACACAATGCATCGAACGGGTCCGCCGAGGATCTGACCGTGTTCGTTTATGACCGGGGCAACGGCGCCGACCTTCGTTTCGATTTCGACGCCAGTCCCGCGCTGTACGACATGGCCGAGCTGGACGAGCACCGGCATCGACTGGTCCGGATGATCGATGCGGTGCTGGAGACACCTTCGCAGCCGCTCGCCGCGATCGACCTGCTCGAGCCCACCGAGCGTCGGCGACTGATGCACGACTGGAATGCGACGACATGCCCTGTCGATGCGCGCCCCCTGCCGCAGCTGCTGGCGGCGTGGTCGGCGCGCACGCCGGATGCCGTGGCCATACGCTCGGAACGAAGACAACTGACCTATCGCCAGTGGCACGACCGCAGCGCCGCGTATGCCCAGCAGCTCATCGACGACGGCATCGAGCCGGGCGACATCGTGGCACTGGCGCTACCAAGGGACGAACGCCTGCTGGTGCTGCTGCTGGCCGTCATGCGTGCGGGAGCGACTTACCTGTTGCTCGATCCGGAGGGACCGGTCGAGCGCGTGAACGACATGCTCAACGATGCGAAGCCGCTGGCCCTGGTGACCACGCGGGACATCGGCGAGCGGCTGCCGCATGGCGGCATGCTGCTCGTCCACATCGAGGACGAACCCCTGCCGGTGTCGCGGCATCCCGACCGGTGCCAGGCCAGCGGCATCGCCTACGTGCTTTACACCTCCGGCTCGACCGGCAAGCCGAAGGGCGTGCAGGTGACCCACGCGAACCTGTCGCATTTCCTGCAGGCGATGGTCCATGCGCTGGCGCCGGAACAGCGCGAGTGCTTCGTCGCACTCACGGGGGTGACCTTCGATATCGCCGGATTGGAGTTCTACCTGCCGCTGGTGGTGGGTGCGCAGGTGGTGGTGGCCGACACGGCCACGCTCCGGCAGCCGGCCGCCGTGGCACGGCTGATCGACGAGGAAGGCGTCACCGTGGTGCAGGCCACCCCGTCGTTGTGGCGGATCCTGCTGGCCCACGCGGCGTTGCGGCTCGACACCGTGCACGCACTGGTCGGCGGCGAGGCCCTGACCGAGGACCTTGCCGCCCGACTCTTGCAGCGCGCGCGCAGGGTCACCCAGCTCTACGGCCCCACGGAAACCACGATCTGGTCCACGGTGGCCGACCTGGATGCCGGCGACATCTCGCCGCCGCCGATCGGGCGTCCCATCAGCAACACCCAGGTGTATGTCCTCGACCGCCAGCGCCAGCCGGTGGTACCCGGTGCCACCGGCGAGCTGTACATCGCCGGTGCCGGCGTGGCGGCGGGTTACCTGCGCCGCGCCCCGCTCACCGCCGAGCGGTTCGTCGCCGATCCCTTCGCGGCAACGGAAAGACGGATGTACCGCACCGGCGACCTGGTGCGCTGGCGTGACGACGGCCAGCTCGAATTCGTCGGTCGTGTCGACCAGCAGGTCAAGATCAACGGCTACCGGATCGAGCCGGGCGAGATCGAGCACCGCCTGCTGGCCCTGCCTGGCGTGCACATGGCCGCGGTGGTCGCGCGTCCGGACGAGTCCGGCAAGACCGTGCTGGTGGCTTATGTCGTGCCGTCCGCGGATCGCCCCTTCGACGAGGCCCGGTTGCGCATGGGACTGGCGCGCCACCTGCCCGAACCGGTCCTGCCCGCCTATATCCTCCGCCTGGACAGCATGCCGTTGACGGCCAGCGGCAAGCTCGACCGCGCGGCACTGCCGGCGCCGACGCTGCTGCGCCAGGCCACCTACGAGGCGCCGCGCACCCCCACGGAAGAGCAGTTGGCCGGCCTGTGGCGCGACATCCTCGGCGTGGAGCGGATCGGTATCCACGACAACTTCTTCGCCCTGGGCGGCGACTCGCTCGCCGCGGCGGAGATGGTCGCGCGATGCTCGTCCCAGTTGGGATCCGAACTGTCGCTGGCCAGTCTCTTCGACGCATCCACGATCGCCGGGCTCGCCCGTGTCCTGGAGCGCGCCGAACATCACGACGCCAGCCCGCTGGCGCCCCTGCTCCGGTTGCGGGCCGGCGGTGACGTCCGGCCCCTGTTCTGCATCCATCCCGCCGTGGGAATCAGCTGGAGCTACGGTGGGCTGCTACGCCACCTGGATGCCCACCAGCCGGTGTTCGGCCTGCAGTCCCGCGCACTGGTCGCTGCCGCCACGCACGACACGATCGAGGACGTGGCCGACGATTACGTCGCGCAGATCCGGCAGGTGGAGCCGGAGGGTCCGTATCGGCTGCTGGGCTGGTCCATGGGCGGACTGATCGGGCATGCCATGACGGCGCGCCTGCAAGCGGAAGGCGAGTCCGTCGAGTTCCTGGCGATGCTGGATGCCTATCCCTTCACCGCATCCGAACTGCCCGTGGACGACGCCGACGAGGTACGCGCCGTGCTGCATTTCCTCGGTCTGCACGAGTTCGCGGGCGAGGACGCACCGGTGTCGATGGATGCGCTGGCCACGCTGCTATGCGACTCCTACGACGTCTTCAACCTGCCGGTGGTGCGAGCCCTGAGCCAGCGCGATCCGGACCTCATCGCCCGTGTCATCGCCCTCACCCGCCAGCACCTGGCCATGGCCCGCCGCTATCGACCGGCCCGCGTGGATACCGACGTCATCTTCTTCCATGCGACACGCAAGACCGCGGTCGCGTCGTCCGAGGTGTTCCATCAGCATCCGGACGCCTGGCAGCCGTGGGTCGGCGGCAGCTTCCATGTCCATGACGTCGACTGCCATCACCAGGCTATGCTGGAGCCCGCCCCCGCCATGGAGATCGCACGGCAACTGCGCCACCGGCTGGGCGAAGCGCGCTTTTCCCCGGCGCGCGTCGCCGCCACCACCTGA